A single Methanofastidiosum sp. DNA region contains:
- a CDS encoding helix-turn-helix domain-containing protein gives MATLDDVLHVISTDDEKAKIVAMELANDNGRRIIDAFFIAPQSASDLAKMLDLPMPTVMFHIERLMEIGIIGVVDTKLSRKFKDIKYYGPKKTAILIVPSQKEETVRSLSTSLKTSYIPATTALLVMFLVVILGIGFSAPGIFQSFQSNQPQMMSEGLGGSDEIRQMDHVDEKIAPVAEIVPKSNPLTPLIYIIIGGLASLLLILILLRLKGR, from the coding sequence ATGGCAACTTTAGACGATGTACTGCATGTCATCTCAACAGACGATGAAAAAGCAAAAATTGTTGCCATGGAGCTGGCAAATGATAATGGAAGGCGCATAATAGACGCTTTTTTTATTGCACCACAATCGGCTAGCGACCTAGCTAAGATGTTAGATCTTCCAATGCCCACTGTGATGTTTCATATCGAAAGATTGATGGAAATTGGGATTATTGGCGTAGTTGATACAAAACTTTCAAGAAAATTCAAGGATATAAAATATTACGGGCCTAAAAAGACAGCGATCCTTATAGTTCCTTCCCAGAAGGAAGAAACTGTAAGAAGCCTATCCACTAGCCTCAAAACATCTTATATCCCTGCTACAACAGCTTTGTTAGTCATGTTCCTAGTTGTAATTCTTGGTATAGGTTTTAGCGCCCCCGGTATTTTCCAATCGTTTCAGTCAAATCAACCACAAATGATGTCTGAAGGTTTAGGGGGCAGTGATGAAATAAGACAAATGGATCACGTAGATGAAAAAATAGCCCCAGTTGCAGAAATAGTACCTAAAAGCAACCCGCTTACACCTCTAATTTATATAATAATTGGCGGTCTGGCTTCACTGTTATTAATATTAATATTATTAAGATTAAAGGGTAGATGA